A single region of the Pontibacter kalidii genome encodes:
- a CDS encoding RagB/SusD family nutrient uptake outer membrane protein: protein MKRTIYTSIGTLCLALTLSSCHDELLEMTPPSALTEVNAFNKAKDLDLAMLGVYNRLQVRKPNDYLILEMPSDNLYMSNNTAVAGANEADLLAFTPDNPQVANYWENSYNGIFRANAVLGNIDKPLDYANGQKDQLIGEAKFMRALFYFDLVRAFGGVPKITATIAKIEESRTIGRASESEIYDLIEEDLKEAITKLPLQANIAKGRASKAAAVALLAKVYVYQKDWNNAKTYLEQFLSEFPGYGLVNDFASLWKLETEDNREVIFSIRYVDGTNGHTLSTAFIPNSGAIGVVSRGNEVALPSWSLHKQYQEGDTRKAAIINEFWTPPSTPNNPPIWYPYVNKYAVPHTYGSSGLDLPVIRFADVVLLYAETLYELGQPDQALAQLNRVRERAFGSAASNYTLADISSKEAFYDKLLLERQLEFAYENERWFDLVRTGRYMSLTREERGFNNNTQTALAVSLTPKEHLRYFPIPQRQIDQSAPGVLTQNPGY, encoded by the coding sequence ATGAAAAGAACAATTTATACTTCGATAGGCACCCTGTGCCTGGCCCTGACTCTGAGCAGTTGCCACGACGAGCTGCTGGAAATGACGCCCCCTTCGGCGCTGACGGAGGTGAACGCCTTCAACAAGGCCAAAGATCTGGATCTGGCCATGCTGGGTGTGTACAACCGCCTGCAGGTCCGCAAGCCCAACGATTACCTGATCCTGGAAATGCCCAGCGATAATTTATATATGTCGAACAACACGGCGGTGGCAGGGGCAAACGAAGCGGATCTGCTGGCCTTTACGCCTGATAACCCGCAGGTGGCTAACTACTGGGAAAACTCCTACAATGGCATCTTCCGGGCTAACGCTGTGCTTGGCAACATCGACAAGCCATTGGATTATGCCAACGGGCAGAAAGACCAACTCATCGGGGAGGCCAAGTTCATGCGGGCCCTGTTCTACTTTGACCTGGTGCGGGCCTTTGGGGGCGTGCCAAAGATCACGGCAACCATCGCCAAGATTGAGGAGTCCAGAACGATCGGCAGAGCCTCAGAGAGCGAGATATATGACCTGATTGAGGAAGACCTGAAAGAGGCGATCACCAAGCTGCCTTTACAGGCCAACATCGCCAAGGGACGGGCCAGCAAGGCGGCAGCGGTAGCGCTACTGGCCAAAGTATACGTTTACCAGAAAGACTGGAATAACGCTAAAACTTACCTGGAGCAGTTCCTCAGCGAGTTCCCCGGGTACGGTCTGGTGAACGACTTCGCCTCGCTCTGGAAATTGGAAACCGAGGACAACCGGGAGGTGATCTTTAGCATCCGGTATGTGGATGGCACGAACGGCCATACGTTGTCCACAGCCTTTATCCCGAACAGCGGTGCTATTGGCGTGGTGTCACGCGGCAACGAGGTGGCACTGCCTTCCTGGAGCCTGCACAAGCAGTACCAGGAGGGGGACACCCGTAAGGCAGCTATCATAAATGAGTTCTGGACACCGCCTTCTACTCCGAATAACCCGCCTATCTGGTATCCTTATGTAAATAAGTATGCGGTACCCCATACGTATGGTTCTTCCGGGTTGGATTTGCCGGTGATTCGTTTTGCCGATGTGGTATTGCTCTACGCCGAAACGCTTTACGAGCTGGGGCAGCCAGATCAGGCGCTGGCGCAACTGAACAGGGTGCGGGAGCGGGCGTTTGGAAGTGCGGCCAGTAACTATACCTTGGCGGATATTTCGAGCAAAGAGGCTTTCTATGATAAACTCTTGCTGGAGCGCCAACTGGAGTTTGCCTATGAGAATGAGCGCTGGTTCGATTTGGTACGCACGGGTAGGTACATGAGCCTTACCCGGGAGGAAAGAGGGTTTAACAACAATACGCAAACGGCCCTGGCTGTAAGCCTGACCCCGAAAGAGCATTTGAGGTATTTCCCGATCCCACAGCGCCAGATTGATCAGTCAGCGCCGGGCGTCCTGACGCAGAATCCGGGGTACTAG
- a CDS encoding SusC/RagA family TonB-linked outer membrane protein, whose product MTGKVVSANGEALPGVTVVLKGTSLGTTTDAGGNYSLSIPDKPGTLVFSFIGMVTQEVPVNGPGTINVTLADDAKALEEVVVIGYGTVKKSSVTAAVTKVENNKLDQIPAGRPEAALAGRLAGVNITQNRSIPGAAPIIRVRGAGSISAGNDPLVVIDGFPGGNLESINMNDVESIEVLKDASSAAIYGSRGAGGVVIVTTKKGRSGKPKLNFNAYSGFSKAMGHDDWISGQEYYDYVVRYQNREFVWAGGDPSIPVWGDDRRPAQYQVNPAIKENNINWQDEVLRTAPMQNYNLSVSGGTDNVKYYVSGGYKNEQGTLLNTWYKNYSVRANVDVKVNSAVNVGFNLNPSFSNRRYSPLDINPLVKYPPFVALQNPDGTYPKARDYWGVVVTGGVNPMAILNGSSYYSSTMNNIGEAYVGLKLLEGLNFKSSVGTNISYNTAETFQASFASNAGVSSGSSADARNINLVNENVLSYDKTFKDIHSLNGIAGASYQKYTNRFATIGAVAGSYNNDIIETLNNAIVNAGATSTSKSQWGLVSYFTRLQYGYKDKYLFSGSIRTDGSSRFGPNNKWGYFPSASVAWRVSEENFMDAIPAISNLKLRASYGATGNFNIGDFDYLGRVGSVSYSPNNQLAKGQAQVSFGNPELKWEKTNSYDVGVELGLFDNRLNVVVDYYDKRTTDLLYFVGIPAITGFSDAISNIGEIKNHGFEVELSTKNLVGAFTWETDFNLARNKNEVVSLGGVEERIFTDTYGMSWILKVGEPMFSYYGYRAIGVLQNAEDVANSPVRAGSKPGNTKFADVDGDGEITPEDRVILGNFQPKLIMGMVNNFAWKNFDLSIAMQASLGAKMYNFENEYYQGALAGAMRRSLVETQWWSEAEPGDGKMPASALSMLTYQTAADVYIEDASFLTIRNLNLGYTLPNSITDKLRMDNLRLYTSVSNLLMLTKKGFHGYNPEGFTAGEIGGVNSRPGFNNGSEPVNRVVTFGVNLSF is encoded by the coding sequence ATGACCGGAAAAGTTGTTTCTGCAAATGGGGAGGCCCTGCCGGGCGTGACCGTGGTGCTGAAGGGCACTTCCCTGGGCACCACCACCGATGCGGGAGGTAACTATTCCTTGAGTATTCCGGATAAGCCGGGCACGCTGGTTTTCTCCTTCATCGGGATGGTGACTCAGGAGGTGCCTGTCAATGGTCCCGGAACCATTAATGTGACCCTGGCCGACGACGCCAAAGCTCTGGAGGAAGTGGTGGTGATTGGCTATGGCACGGTGAAGAAAAGCTCTGTAACGGCGGCTGTTACCAAAGTCGAAAACAACAAGCTGGATCAGATTCCGGCAGGGCGGCCTGAAGCGGCGCTGGCAGGTAGGCTGGCCGGTGTGAACATTACCCAGAACCGAAGTATACCGGGCGCAGCCCCGATCATCCGCGTGCGCGGCGCAGGTTCCATCAGTGCGGGTAACGATCCGCTGGTGGTGATAGACGGATTCCCGGGTGGCAACCTGGAGAGTATCAACATGAACGATGTGGAGTCGATTGAAGTGCTGAAGGATGCTTCTTCGGCGGCCATCTACGGCTCCAGGGGTGCGGGTGGCGTGGTGATCGTGACCACCAAAAAAGGAAGGTCGGGCAAGCCGAAGCTCAATTTCAATGCCTACAGCGGCTTTTCCAAGGCCATGGGGCACGACGACTGGATAAGCGGCCAGGAGTACTATGACTACGTAGTGCGTTACCAGAACCGTGAATTTGTGTGGGCTGGCGGAGACCCTTCCATCCCGGTATGGGGCGATGACCGCCGTCCGGCACAGTACCAGGTGAACCCGGCCATCAAGGAGAACAACATCAACTGGCAGGACGAGGTGTTGCGCACAGCGCCCATGCAGAACTATAACCTCTCGGTGAGCGGCGGCACGGACAACGTGAAGTACTACGTATCCGGAGGCTACAAGAATGAGCAGGGCACCTTGCTCAATACCTGGTATAAAAACTACTCGGTGCGAGCCAACGTGGATGTAAAGGTGAACTCGGCCGTGAACGTGGGCTTTAACCTTAACCCAAGCTTCTCCAACCGCCGTTACTCTCCGCTGGATATTAACCCGCTGGTAAAATACCCGCCATTTGTGGCCCTGCAAAATCCGGACGGCACCTACCCGAAGGCACGTGATTACTGGGGCGTGGTGGTAACGGGCGGTGTGAACCCCATGGCTATCCTGAACGGCTCTTCTTATTATTCTTCTACCATGAATAACATCGGGGAGGCCTATGTGGGCCTGAAGCTGCTGGAAGGGCTGAACTTTAAGTCATCGGTTGGCACCAACATCTCTTACAACACCGCCGAGACTTTCCAGGCTTCCTTCGCTTCGAACGCCGGGGTTTCCTCGGGCTCCTCAGCCGATGCAAGGAACATCAACCTGGTGAATGAGAACGTGCTCAGCTACGACAAAACCTTTAAGGATATACACTCGCTGAATGGTATAGCAGGAGCCTCCTACCAGAAGTATACGAACCGCTTTGCCACGATCGGGGCAGTAGCGGGTAGCTATAATAACGACATCATTGAGACGCTGAACAATGCCATCGTGAACGCTGGTGCCACCAGCACCTCCAAGTCACAGTGGGGGCTGGTGTCTTACTTCACCCGCCTGCAGTATGGCTACAAAGACAAATACCTGTTCTCCGGCTCGATCAGAACAGATGGCAGCTCGCGCTTTGGCCCGAACAACAAGTGGGGTTATTTCCCGTCGGCTTCGGTTGCCTGGAGAGTTTCGGAGGAGAACTTCATGGATGCCATTCCTGCCATCAGCAACCTGAAGCTACGCGCCAGCTACGGTGCCACCGGTAACTTCAACATCGGTGATTTTGACTACCTGGGCCGCGTGGGCAGCGTGAGTTACTCTCCTAACAACCAGTTGGCCAAAGGGCAGGCACAGGTATCATTCGGCAACCCGGAACTGAAGTGGGAAAAGACCAACAGCTACGATGTAGGCGTGGAGCTGGGCCTGTTCGACAACCGCCTTAACGTGGTGGTGGACTACTATGACAAACGCACCACAGACCTTTTATACTTTGTAGGTATCCCGGCCATCACCGGTTTCAGCGACGCGATCTCTAACATTGGCGAGATCAAAAACCACGGTTTTGAGGTGGAGCTCAGTACTAAAAACCTGGTAGGCGCCTTTACATGGGAGACAGACTTTAACTTGGCCCGCAACAAAAACGAGGTGGTGAGCCTGGGCGGCGTGGAGGAAAGAATCTTTACCGATACCTATGGCATGAGCTGGATCCTCAAAGTTGGCGAGCCGATGTTCTCCTACTATGGCTACAGAGCCATCGGGGTGTTGCAGAACGCCGAAGACGTGGCCAACTCGCCTGTCAGAGCGGGTTCTAAGCCTGGTAACACGAAGTTTGCGGATGTAGACGGGGACGGTGAAATCACCCCGGAGGACAGGGTTATACTTGGCAACTTCCAACCCAAGCTGATCATGGGTATGGTGAACAACTTCGCCTGGAAAAACTTTGACCTGAGCATTGCCATGCAAGCCTCGCTGGGGGCCAAAATGTATAACTTCGAGAACGAGTACTACCAGGGTGCCCTGGCCGGGGCCATGCGCCGCTCGCTGGTGGAAACGCAGTGGTGGTCGGAGGCCGAGCCGGGAGATGGTAAAATGCCCGCCAGTGCGCTCAGCATGCTCACTTACCAGACCGCGGCCGACGTGTATATCGAGGACGCCTCTTTCCTGACCATCCGCAACCTGAACCTGGGCTATACGCTGCCCAACTCCATCACGGATAAGCTGCGCATGGACAACCTCCGCCTTTATACTTCGGTGAGCAACCTGTTGATGCTGACCAAGAAGGGCTTCCACGGCTATAACCCGGAGGGCTTTACTGCTGGCGAGATCGGCGGGGTAAACAGCCGCCCCGGTTTTAACAACGGCTCTGAGCCGGTTAACCGTGTTGTGACGTTTGGTGTGAACCTGAGTTTTTAA